A region of Ferruginibacter albus DNA encodes the following proteins:
- a CDS encoding NADH-quinone oxidoreductase subunit NuoE family protein has product MSVEFSKEGLNKVSEIIARYPQGKQKSALLPVLHLAQQEFGGWLDVPVMDYVATLLSIEPIEVYEVATFYSMYNLKPVGKYMFEVCQTGPCMLRGSDNIIDYIKEKLNIGVGETTADGMFTLKTVECLGACGYAPMMQLGKFFREHLTKEKVDSIIEECRANAASNN; this is encoded by the coding sequence ATGAGTGTTGAATTTTCAAAAGAAGGATTAAATAAGGTTAGCGAGATCATTGCCCGTTATCCGCAAGGCAAGCAAAAAAGTGCCTTGCTTCCTGTATTGCATTTGGCGCAACAGGAGTTTGGCGGCTGGCTGGATGTTCCGGTGATGGATTATGTGGCGACTTTATTAAGCATTGAACCGATCGAAGTGTACGAAGTGGCTACCTTTTACAGCATGTATAATTTAAAGCCCGTTGGTAAATATATGTTCGAAGTTTGCCAAACGGGTCCTTGCATGTTGCGTGGCAGTGATAATATTATCGATTACATAAAAGAAAAACTAAACATCGGTGTGGGGGAAACAACGGCCGATGGAATGTTTACATTGAAAACAGTTGAATGTTTAGGAGCTTGTGGTTATGCACCGATGATGCAGTTGGGAAAGTTCTTCCGTGAACATTTGACGAAAGAAAAAGTAGATAGCATTATTGAAGAGTGCAGGGCAAATGCTGCTTCAAATAATTAA
- a CDS encoding nuclear transport factor 2 family protein → MKKILACILLLSVTIANAQTKDEKTLIDKTYLLSNTVFGTKDSLTLESLFAATATYGHSHGKLQTRKEAIDGIAHNQSVYTDTSIASIKVLIEGNTAIVRYLYKAKENKKDGTIVSLNFTMMLVWIKEDNNWKLFGRQAVSLD, encoded by the coding sequence ATGAAAAAGATTCTTGCTTGCATATTATTATTGAGTGTTACTATCGCTAACGCACAAACGAAAGATGAAAAGACACTCATTGATAAAACCTATTTGTTGAGCAATACTGTTTTTGGAACAAAGGATAGTTTGACCCTGGAAAGCCTGTTTGCGGCAACAGCAACATACGGACATTCGCATGGTAAACTGCAAACGAGAAAAGAAGCGATAGACGGAATTGCGCACAACCAATCAGTTTATACAGATACCTCTATTGCAAGCATAAAAGTTTTGATTGAAGGAAATACCGCCATTGTACGTTATCTCTATAAAGCAAAAGAAAATAAAAAAGACGGCACCATCGTTTCTTTAAATTTTACGATGATGCTGGTTTGGATAAAAGAAGATAACAATTGGAAATTGTTCGGAAGGCAGGCGGTAAGTTTAGATTGA